The following proteins come from a genomic window of Misgurnus anguillicaudatus chromosome 10, ASM2758022v2, whole genome shotgun sequence:
- the LOC129447720 gene encoding C-C chemokine receptor type 5, with amino-acid sequence MTENSTALDYGDYYEHADDNVAQPYNNGNTKAFSEVFLPTFYSIVFIIGFIGNGLVVWVLIRYRHKSNMTDVCLLNLAISDLLFLVSLPFFAHSAIADWIFGKFMCHTVTGLYMLGLHGSIFFMVLMTVDRYVIIVHPHSIFSRNRSANMGLVLASVVWILSLFASLPNIIIAHESKEMNSSTYCYSNYSSNAVKYFIYFKMNVLSLFLPLIIMGYCYARIIPTLTSIKSQKRHKIIRLILAVVAVYFLFWTPYNITIFLFFMQTQGYMQSHEWQSSLSLTMQWVETIAYSHCCLNPIIYGFVGEKFRREVIKVIKEQFPMCFRQCSSFSQQLSERRASTFSRSTEYSSTHM; translated from the exons ATGACAGAGAACTCAACAGCACTTG ACTATGGTGATTACTATGAACATGCAGATGATAATGTTGCACAGCCATACAACAACGGCAACACGAAGGCCTTCAGTGAAGTTTTTCTTCCGACTTTCTACAGCATAGTCTTCATCATTGGCTTCATCGGGAACGGTCTGGTAGTGTGGGTCCTCATCAGATACCGTCACAAATCCAACATGACAGACGTGTGCCTCTTAAACCTCGCCATCTCTGACCTGCTCTTTCTTGTGTCACTTCCCTTCTTTGCTCATTCGGCAATTGCTGACTGGATCTTTGGTAAATTCATGTGTCATACCGTAACGGGCCTTTACATGCTGGGTCTTCACGGCAGTATCTTCTTCATGGTGCTTATGACAGTGGATCGCTATGTCATCATCGTCCATCCACACAGTATCTTTTCCAGGAACCGCTCTGCCAATATGGGTTTGGTTCTGGCTTCAGTCGTGTGGATCCTCAGCCTGTTTGCATCTCTCCCAAATATTATAATTGCCCATGAGTCCAAAGAGATGAATAGTTCAACATATTGCTATTCAAACTATTCAAGTAATGCCGTGaagtattttatttactttaagaTGAACGTCTTGAGTCTGTTTCTTCCTCTGATTATAATGGGGTATTGTTACGCACGGATCATCCCAACTCTGACAAGCATTAAATCCCAAAAACGACACAAAATCATCAGACTCATTCTGGCTGTGGTGGCTGTTTATTTCCTCTTTTGGACACCATACAACATTACCATATTCCTTTTCTTCATGCAGACACAAGGCTACATGCAGTCACACGAGTGGCAAAGTAGTTTGAGTCTGACCATGCAATGGGTGGAGACTATCGCCTACAGTCACTGTTGCCTCAATCCCATCATCTACGGCTTTGTTGGAGAGAAATTCAGAAGAGAAGTCATAAAGGTGATAAAGGAGCAGTTTCCCATGTGCTTCAGACAATGCTCATCATTCTCACAACAGTTATCTGAACGCAGAGCCTCGACCTTCTCAAGATCAACTGAATATTCAAGTACGCACATGTAG
- the LOC129447719 gene encoding C-C chemokine receptor type 5-like yields MTEEPLQTDYGEYYENDKDGDVAQPCNNRNTEAFSEVFLPTLYSIVFIIGFIGNGLVVWVLIRYRRKSNMTDVCLLNLAISDLFFLVSLPFWAHSAMADWIFGKFMCHTVTGLYTMGLYGSIFFMVLMTVDRYLIIVHPHSIFSRNRSAQTGLVLASFVWILSLFASLPNIIIVHESKEMNNSTYCRSNTSSDAMKTFIYFKVNVLSLFLPLIIMVYCYARIIPTLINLKSQKRHKIIRLILAVVAVYFLFWTPYNITLLLLFMQTKGYLDTCEWDNSLSLTMQWVETIAYSHCCLNPIIYGFVGEKFRREVIKVVKEQFPLCFRRCSSFSQQLSERRASTFSRSTEYSSTHM; encoded by the exons ATGACCGAGGAGCCACTGCAAACCG ACTATGGTGAATACTATGAAAATGACAAAGATGGTGATGTTGCACAGCCATGCAACAACCGCAACACAGAGGCATTCAGTGAAGTTTTTCTTCCCACCCTGTACAGCATAGTCTTCATCATTGGCTTCATCGGGAACGGCCTGGTAGTGTGGGTCCTCATCAGATACCGTCGCAAATCCAATATGACAGACGTGTGCCTCTTAAACCTCGCCATCTCTGACCTGTTCTTTCTCGTGTCACTTCCCTTCTGGGCTCATTCGGCAATGGCTGACTGGATCTTTGGTAAATTCATGTGTCATACCGTAACGGGCCTTTACACGATGGGTCTCTACGGCAGTATCTTCTTCATGGTGCTTATGACAGTGGATCGCTATCTCATCATCGTCCATCCCCACAGTATCTTTTCCAGGAACCGCTCTGCTCAAACAGGTTTGGTTTTGGCTTCGTTCGTGTGGATCCTCAGCCTGTTTGCATCTCTTCCAAATATAATAATTGTCCATGAGTCCAAAGAGATGAATAATTCAACATATTGCAGATCAAACACTTCAAGTGATGCCATGAAgacttttatttactttaagGTAAACGTCTTGAGCCTGTTTCTCCCTCTGATTATAATGGTTTATTGTTACGCACGGATCATCCCAACTCTGATAAACCTCAAATCACAGAAACGACACAAAATCATCAGACTCATTCTGGCTGTGGTGGCTGTTTATTTCCTCTTTTGGACACCATACAACATTACCCTATTACTTCTCTTCATGCAGACAAAAGGCTACCTGGATACTTGTGAGTGGGATAATAGTTTGAGTCTGACCATGCAATGGGTGGAGACTATCGCCTACAGTCACTGTTGCCTCAATCCCATCATCTACGGCTTTGTTGGAGAGAAATTCAGAAGAGAAGTCATAAAGGTGGTAAAGGAGCAGTTTCCTCTGTGCTTCAGACGATGCTCATCTTTCTCACAACAGTTATCTGAACGCAGAGCCTCGACCTTCTCAAGATCAACTGAATATTCAAGTACACATATGTAG